The Fusarium keratoplasticum isolate Fu6.1 chromosome 8, whole genome shotgun sequence genome includes a region encoding these proteins:
- a CDS encoding NmrA domain-containing protein has translation MSIITVLGATGSQGGSVCTALQGNPHWKVRAVTRNPASNASRKLLEKGIEVVAADANDETSLHEAFRGTTAVFALTNFDWGLVMKKGREAAGEVEKQQQINIAKAAAQTPGLKHYIMSSLPAASLSSNGKLPVPHFDYKHEAFQWIEEHAPELAAKTTRVWLGWYPSNMAFNAMMKLVHLPSPDVYAWIQPSKEDAVLPIAGDAQHNVGVVVEGILEDGPRSFGRIAIVITDYLKLSEVVKVWESVTGKRAVYIEVSDKTTEKIWGVGGLEIASQLRWSEEFPNWHKLEPERVITLEGLGVQGKVRNFKQALESVKENLI, from the exons ATGTCAATCATCACGGTTCTCGGTGCCACTGGATCTCAAGGTGGCTCCGTGTGTACTGCTCTCCAGGGCAATCCTCACTGGAAAGTTCGGGCCGTCACCAGAAACCCCGCTAGCAACGCTTCCAGgaagctcctcgagaag GGCATCGAGGTAGTCGCCGCTGATGCCAATGACGAAACCTCCCTCCATGAGGCATTCAGG GGTACAACGGCTGTTTTTGCTCTTACAAACTTTGATTG GGGACTTGTGATGAAGAAGGGTCGCGAGGCAGCCGGCGAGGTGGAAAAGCAGCAACAGAtcaacattgccaaggcGGCAGCTCAAACTCCAGGCCTCAAGCACTACATAATGAGCTCGCTACCCGCCGCCAGCCTCTCATCGAACGGCAAGCTGCCGGTTCCGCACTTTGACTACAAGCACGAGGCCTTTCAGTGGATTGAGGAGCATGCGCCGGAACTGGCAGCCAAGACAACCCGGGTCTGGCTTGGTTGGTATCCATCAAACATGGCATTCAACGCCATGATGAAACTTGTTCATCTG CCCAGCCCCGATGTTTATGCTTGGATTCAACCCAGCAAAGAAGACGCAGTTCTTCCCATCGCAGGAGACGCCCAACACAACGTCGGCGTGGTCGTAGAAGGTATCCTAGAAGACGGACCAAGGTCGTTTGGCAGGATCGCCATTGTCATCACCGACTATCTCAAGTTGTCGGAAGTCGTGAAGGTCTGGGAGAGTGTCACGGGAAAGCGAGCCGTGTACATCGAGGTCTCGGATAAGACAACTGAGAAGATTTGGGGTGTCGGAGGCCTTGAGATCGCCTCTCAGCTGCGGTGGAGTGAAGAGTTTCCCAACTGGCACAAGTTGGAGCCTGAACGGGTCATTACTCTTGAGGGACTAGGTGTCCAGGGCAAGGTTCGGAACTTTAAACAGGCCTTGGAGAGTGTAAAAGAGAATCTTATCTAG